ctcttccagatgctcTATGTTCTTTTTCgcatatgctattgtttccatggcatctgtcaataagttttccatgAATAGGATTCACCCCTCTGCCTCGTCCAGGCGTCCCGGGTTTATggttatcttgttgttgatgtcaggcaaagcgttttccaggattgtcaccttgccccctatCGTACTGAGCTGAGAATTAATGGCATCTAATTTAGTGTTTAGTTCTGTAGGTTGGGAActcaactcagaaaggatgtcttcgaCAGAGTGCGAGGTTGGCATTCGTTTGGCCTCGGGGGGGAGCGGGTCctcttgctcctggctaatggcgctagctttttctgaagctagcttctTCTTGGAGGCCTTTTCCGTCGGTAATGCTcgagtccgggtaaaaatgtcacctgtagtgTCGCCTTTTGTAGCCGCCATTACTTTTTTTTACTAAAGCTAAATGAGTGTGAACttggagtggaggtaagattaggaattggaaactacttgtgcggagcttagttcatgcggccatctcgttcaagggtcacGTGATCCTCCCCAGTGATTTATTTTTGTGcagtgatttattttagacaaagaacattttacatttactgcgGCTTCCCGCATGCTCGATTAATTTGCAGTCTGGACATGCggaggggtgaacatctcctgATCTGGCTGCAGCTGGGAGGGACTGCTGTGTGAGGACTGGGCCGCCTGTGAGTGCTTTGGGACGGGGATGGGGCCCACGGCAGCACCCGCTGCTCGTTGAGAAGAGTAAGAACGATACCGTCAGAGACCCCAAAAGTCTCCAATAACACCAGAAAAAGTTGCTAGAtttgtcacattttttttaaatgtgtcgctaaagaggtatgaatactcgctaaatatagcaacaaagtcgctaagttggcaacactggctGCCTGTGCACGTGCTGAGCGCCTGGTGCTGACGTCACTCACAATGCACTTTTGCTGCCAGGCacgtgtgttgtgactgagtgtgtgacagagaaaatatattttttgtgtcATTTAGAGGGAAAATGCGTGCATTTTAGCGTTTGAGTCACCTATCAAAATTTGCTAAAAGCtccaaataaatgtttaaaagtAGCTAAATTTGTTGCTAGGTGCTGTTTGAAAAAGAAGTTGCCAGGGTAGTCTAAAAAGTTGCTAAATCTAGCAACAAAATTGCTGAGTTGGCATCACTGGCTGAGAGAAGAACAGTGCACAGTCTAGCCATAcccccaagtacttgtatgaggtgactacctcaagctctaagtCCTCAGAGTCTTGCACTGTTTCGCTGTGGTTTTAGTCATCAATCTAGCAAGGGGGCAATATTTTAATGTGGTAGTCTGTGTGTGCTCCCCCCTAGAAAAATGTGAATGAATAAGCCTTTTCATATTTTATAGTATATTCCATATATAGTTATAATCTGTTTTATGCCATTTAAACAGCTTGCATCCTACCCATATACAAGGGGAGAAGGGCTATGTAAAGGGTTTTGATTTTGACATTCTGACCATATGCAATGTGTCTGCCTCCGACATAAAACGAATGTTTGACTTCCACTCAAAATTACTTATTTAATTATTTTAGATTGAAAGAAGagagctctctctctttatcttagAGCTATGAAAGTAGTGTATCTATTTCCGCCTGCTCAATATCTATTCAGCAAGTTGCTTTGACATGTCTTGTGCAGTGAAGAATTCGAGCtgtataaataaaaatacattaaaaaaattcCCGTAGACGTAACGTTGCAGTGAAGCGATATAAAGGGACTTAATGATTCAGCCGACCACCAGAGGGAGGCAAATACCCGTTCATTCGACAGAGGATGAATCATAGGAAAGTCTGGATGGTTGTCTTCTGACATATAAAACGGTGGGAAATCTATAAAACAAGTAATGtaaacatatacatatatgttTAAGTAATTCTAGTGCCTGATTTCGGGGACTGTCAGTTTGAGGTTAACTAACTAATATTCTGCCTAAGAAGATCTGTGATATTTTTTTTTCTAACAAGGATGCACTTAGCCTTCTGCAAATAGTTGTTCAGTTAGGTGTCAGCTAATAAACCGTTTTTTTCCCTGTACAGGCCAACCACAAATTAGGGCACAAACAACAAAATTAAGTAGCTTCTGTTCTTGCTTTCTTGACAAATCTTCGGCAAAATTTGAACTTTGCCGACTCATTGGCCATCAACTCAAAAACACTGCCTCTTTAAATCCACTAGGCAGCCTCGTTTCCGATTTATAAAACATGTGACGtaatttttttttgttgcacaAGATCCACTAAATCCACTCGCCTGTTCTACCAACCTCTTTTGTTCACAGCCCGCTCTCGGTTACCGCTAAAATACGGACAACGTGTATCTAGCTAGTTACCGGGGAATAACATAAAGCTAGTAAACGTCATACAGTGTGTTGTTTTGGGGTACTGCCGACTGCTTTGAAACTAAGTGAATGAAAGCTTTGCAGAACGTGAGCGACATGAGTTCCGACGCTAAGCCCGAGCCTAAAAAAGGCAAAATGGAGAATGAAAGCAAATATCTCCCTGAGCTTCTGGCAGAAAAAGACAGCCTGGATTCGTCATTTACTCACGCAATGAAACTGATATCTGCAGGTAATATATCACAAATATTTTTGTTGAAATGCACATTCGCAGTGACTCCTGCATTTGTTTGTTAGTTATAGTAGGCTAACGTTAGTTGAAAGAATGACGATGGCTAGCTAACGTACTGTAGCTACGTTAGCTAGTAGTCAAACCGTTCTGGTTTGTAACGTTAACCCATTGATTACTGCACAAATTATTTGTTAAACGTTGACATCTCGTTAATATTTGTCATAAATGAAACGGCTTTGGTTAAACACACCgctctgtactatatatatataagtattcCCTTGGACAATGGTTGATATGGAAAGAGGCATGTTGGCACGAGGTTCTAAGGTAGAGGCATGGCACCAAGTGGGGAGTGTAGTGATGTAACTAACGTTAACGGGATAATCCTCCCAAAACCACTGATTCCTGTGATGTACTGTGTAAAGTAACAATTGAAcgacatatttttttatataagcTTGGTAGCAGCATGTGAACATCTCTATGGCAGGGCTGGGCCATAATTTTGTATAGAGGACCACATGGGGATTAAAAAATATCCAGAGGCCTGCACCGATGTTCTGGAAGAATGAGAACAATGTGCACTTTTTTTTTACTCAAACCTGCCGGCCAGATTGAATGTTGCTGAGGCAACATATAGTTGGCGCTAGATCCTGCACATCTAGGATTGTGCATTCCCGGTAATACGTGTGTAGACCGGCTCAGACATAAAGCATACATTCAGACTGCAAGGCATACTTTCCCTCAGCCATCTAATGGCGAACCATGGGAAAAACGGGAAACGTGTATCGCCTTCATTAAACACAATTGCCCCCACCTTCAGCCAAGGGTGTGCAATATCCTAAATTGTCTGAAAATAATGTGGATTTTTTTAAAGACAGTACACATCCCTGCCATTTTTTTTCGGACTGCTCGCAAATTGGGCTTccgaggcactgcatctcaacgCTAGAGGCGGCACTACACACTGGTTCGAAccctggctgtatcacaaccggccgtggctTGCAGTTTTTGTTTGGAACAGTAGCTAGTTGGCTGACATATGAAATGTGGCTGCTTATTTGTTAGTGCTGTAAAAATATGTAGTTAACGAAACTTAGTAGCTATCACTTCTTTTCTCGACTCAGTTAACCATGACTGGTTGTCTCACCTAGAATGAATGCACTTAACTCTATGCTGCTTTGAATAAGGGAGTCTACTAAATGACTTATGTAAATCCAGCATTTACAGTTCGATTCCTGAAATTCTGGCAGATATTTGAAATTCATAGTAGACACCAGCTAGTGTGCACATCTGCAATTTGATATCTGCTGCAAAGTTACTGTACAATTCTTTAGGCAGGAAATTGTTACGCATGTTGGGACCTCTGCCAACAATGTCATGGCTAAGTGTCAGACCAGGTTATAAACGGCTTCATCCTTCTGCAGTGCTAGTTAACTGCGTTATCGCAGCTTGCCTCACTCCTAGCACCGATTTCTACCAGACAGTTCCCcattacctgtctgtctcaaaCTAAACAGGAGTGTGCATTACAAGTTTGGATTCTACAGTCTGATCAGCCATTTTTTGTTAATAATGTCAAATTAATGTTGTCTCTGATTCTTGAGACTCACCTTAACAGCCCCACTGCACCCCATTGTAACAATTACAGCATCAGGGTTGAAGACGAAAGGCCAACTTGTCATTTTCAGTAGGATTTTTGAGGCCTGTTTGCCAGTTCTGAGGCTTTCATAATTATACGGGTGTTTATCTAGTGAGCGGAGCTCAGTTTCCCCATAATGTTTTGTGATGTTGGCGTTTGTGCAATGTCTAATGCctgcagcatttcactgttggggCATCTGTGTTGTAGAGGATTAGAGACCAATTGTCACACAACTGTCTGTTCTATTCCAGTTGTCTTTGAGGAAATGCAGGTGCTAAAATGTCGATCAGTTGGCTTTTGTCTTTACCCCAGGATGTTCTCTAGTAGGGCAATGCTCAGATGTCGCTACTTTAGTTATTTATACTTGTATTTGACCAAGCTCTGCTAATTGCTTGTGAATTATGAACATTTCATGAAGCACTTGCAATACAATTCGTTCAATCATTATCAATGGTACAGAAATGATTTACTCAAACTAAAAACCCATGTTTTCCTGTCTGTAGAGATTGAAAGGATTCAGAAAGGAGAGTCAAAGAAAGAGGCAGAAAGAGAAACATACTTGGACCTGTTTACCACAAAGAACATCAAGGTCAAAGAACGTGTGCTAATTCCCGTCAAGCAGTACCCAAGGGTGAGTAAAGTTTTTTTCTTGGTCTCCATTCGAAAGTCCataattttatttttttcctcAATCTTTAGCTTAACATCTGAAAGATTTATGATATAATCATGCAGTTTGGGCCATTGTGTTTAAAATGTGATTACTTTTGTGGGGGGACATAATTACACATTTGTAGACTGCAGGAAGCCCAAACGGATATAATATTGTACTAGAACATAATCTCAAACATTGTTTGTATATGGTTACATGCACTCAGTGACCAGTTCACTAGGTACAaccatctagtaccgggtcggaTCGCACTTTGCCTTCTGAACAGCTGGAATTCTTCAGGGCATGGATACGTTGCTCAGTtgtcaagggacctaacgtgtgccagaaAAACATTTCTTACACCAttgccaccagcctgtactgttgacaccaggcaggatggggccatagATTGTCCACTGTTGGTGATTGCGTTCCCAGTGGAGccgcttcttgtttttagctgataggagtggaacccagtgtggtcgtctgctgcaatagcccatctgaGACAAGGACCGATGAGTTGTGCGTTCTGAGATGCCATTCTGTGCACCCCTTTTTACTGCGCTCTTTGTGGCCCTCCTGTTAGCTTGcggattcttgccattctccttcaacctcCCATCAACAAGATGTCTTTGCCCACAGGCATGGTGAGAGAGCGTGCTTTCTCACCATTCTTGGTAAACCCTGGACACTGTTGTATGTGAAAATAGCAGGAGGTTGGACTTATCTGAGATTCTGGAACCCGCGCAGATGGCACTGACTATAATACGACACAAAGTTGCTCTAGTCACTCgctttgcccattctaacgttcaatagAACAGTAActggatgcctgtctgcctgctttatatagcaggCTGTGTGGCTCACTGTCCTGTCCGTAGGTGTGAACTGTTTTCATGAATTGGGTGGTGTACCTTAACTGGCCACTGGTGTACCTTAACTGGTGTATATCTCTATGGGTGGGAATAATTtagaacagatttccaaaattgaAATCACTTGGTGCTGGTTTTGTCCCCCCCCAattattttgggggggggttgcTCAGAACTTGAAATGCCACATATGAAAACAACTTCCACCCCTCAGGGTTTTCAGTGACCAACTTTAATGGATATGACTGCATGTAGTGGAATGATGCTTTTTAATTCCAGGGGAGTGAAGTTGAAATGGTATGTCACAGTGCTCATTCAGACATGCAGAATAAAGACATCCGCATCATTCCATTCTGGAACTTCGTGCATATATTATGACTATGACATGTCTCTTTgttggtgattggtcaacaaTGGGGATTGTTCAATGAAGTGTTGTCATTTGTGCAAattttcacttgagaaataccAAACATCTAAGTTGGATGTCAAATTTGAAGATCTCTTCTAAGATCTCTTCTGCAAGAATTTCAATAAATGACAGATTTTGAGTTATGGTGAATTAATCTATTTCGAGGATGTTTACTGGCTATTGCATTTCAAGATGGACAAGTGGTACTCTTGTCGTTTTGCAAGCTTGCTCGTTCACCTAGCAGAATTTGGCTGACATGTGCACGGCTTAAGGCTACTAGATATGAATTCATACAAAATGGCCCACATAAATGGGCAATTGCAGAAAGAGTGGCGCTGGTTTGACCATCTGATAATTGAAATTCATCTTAATTTCGATGTGCCGAAACAGCTCTCATATCTACCGCCATTAAACATGGACCGATCTCAGTCTCCTGGGCAGGCTCTCGCCCTCTTTTTCATTTGAGTAAGGAAAAAGGGTTAGGAGAAACCAAATGGCCCTAGCTATCACATTAGAGTGCCTGAGTGACAAATTAATCTATTAATGTTAATGACTGTCTCGGGCAGCAGACTGACTGTCCCTGATCTCCCTTAGCCGGGGTGGGAAAGGCGTGCATCACACTGTAGGTTGAATAGGCTGTGCTACGATATCTTCCTCAGCCTAGCAACATGATATATGACTCTGAATTAAAACAATCTGCATCAACAGAGGCTATTTGTGTAATCTCTTTTCAAATTATTTTTTTTCAGTTCAACTTTGTTGGTAAGATCCTGGGACCCCAGGGGAACACGATCAAGCGActccaggaggaaacaggagcaaAGATCTCCGTGTTGGGCAAAGGTTCCATGAGAGACAAGGCGAAGGTAAGAATGTCGGGAGGAGTTGACCAGGTACATGCGTGGAGTCCCTTTGAAACAAACATTTAGCAATCAAATGTGTATTTGGAAATTTACTGAGTAGCATTGGACTtaatttaagcaataaggccagaggggttGTGAAATATGACCAATATGCtatgggctgttcttaggcacgacacaACGCGGTGCGCTTTGACACAGTCCTTAGCTGTGGTATGTTGGCCATacatcacaaacccctgaggtgtcTTATTGCTATTACAAACTGATTACCAATGTGATTAAAGCATTAAAAAggttgtcatacctgtggtatatggcTTTTAGGGCTTGAGCCACCTAGTTTATGTAATTTTGTACGTTAATTTCAGGAGGAAGAGCTGAGAAAGGGCGGTGAGCCCAAATATGCTCATCTGGGCATGGAACTGCATGTCTTCATAGAGGTGTTTGCCCCCATACCTGAGGCATACCTGCGCATGGCTCATGCAATGGATGAGGTCAAGAAATTCCTCATCCCTGTAAGTATCCCAGAGAGCATCCTGCTTCAGCCACAGACATTTTAAAGTTGTGATCTATGGGTTGATTTATGATGGCTTAGCAATGGCCCAAGATTTTCCATGCTGCTGCCATGTTCTAATCACGGACCTGCCATGTTAATGTAGCTACTACTTTCTTTACTTATAAGCAGGACACCATGGATGGTATCTGCCAGGATCAGTTCATGGAGATTGGCTACCTAAATGGAGGTCAGGACTCACAATCCAGGGGAAGAGGGGGCCCCCCAGGCAGGGGCAGGGGAGCACCCCCACCCAACTCTGCAGGAGCCAGGTAGGATTCAGTGCCTTTGGAAACCCCTTATTTTACAAGACCACAATCTTTCCAACTTTAAATTTACAAATCAATTTTGTTTTTCTTCAGGGGGCGAGGAATGCCACCTCGTGGAGGAGCCCCTCGTGGTGGAGCTTCCCGAGGAGGGCCACCCAGGGGTGGGTCCACCAGAGGGGCTCCAGCTGGTCGGGGTGGACCCCCCTCCACACCCGCTAGAGGAGGCACAGCTCAACGTTCCAGACCCCCCGCACAAGGGACGCAAAGGATGCTCCCGTCCCCAGCCCACTCCCACCAGCAGCACCATCAGCAGCACCAACATGCGCAACCACCCAAGGCTGAGGCCTATGATGAATATGTACGTCAAACCACTCAATTGTTAAGTCACTGTGTTGTGTACCTAGTCTCTTTCAGAACTAAAGAGGAGCTGTCAGTTTAAGGTCGTATTTATTATAGGTCTATTTATCACAGCTGACAAATCTACAATTGATTTTTTTTCTACACTAGATCACTGATATGCGGTGCTGTGTTGAATCAACTGTGCCTCCAGCTTGGCATTCCTAACATTGTAAAATATTTTGGGAGCATTCGATTATTgatgtctacatttgttttttcCACACTTGTTCTTTTGTACACCTTGGTGCATATGTGAGCTTAACATAAACAATTTTTCCTTACATTTTAATTTTCGATTAGTAATATTACAGACCCCACAAACTTAAATACAACTGTTTGTGTCCTTGAGAAATTATTGAACTACTGTAAAATCCCATTAATTAAGGAGGattgctcctactggggagtgccGCTGACCGTTTGCTTCAGTCTCAATGCCCAAtgtatagcatcagcaatccagggtttatagaAATCATTGGTATCAGCCCAATGGAACCTTTCTAGTACACTTGAGGTGTTTGTTCTGACATTACTCTAGCGTTGTACATGTACAGTGTCATTCTGTGGTTAATTGCTTATGTTGTCTTTTCCCCAGCCTGCCTATGAAGAAAGCTATGCTGAGCCTGCATATGAAGGTTATGACAGTTATTACAGTCAACAACCTCCACAAGCGTAAGTTTCTATTTCATAGTATAATGGTTCATTGTGAGTTTTTAAACAATGAAGTGGCCAATCCTCAGGACTGTGTAGGGGCGCAGACATTTCCTCTCACAATATTCAATGTAGTGTCAAAATGGTGGAAGACTGTTTGACCTTCTCTTCTCAGGGATACAGAGTACTATGACTATGGACATGGAGAGGCTCAGGAGGCCTTTGAACCCTATGGTAAGATGATAGTAAATTAATGCTGTTGAAAGTTGGTATAACCAATGTTCTTATTTTCACATAAATTCTCAGATATTAAAATGACATAATTGGTCCAAACCGGTCATTGGTCCATGTTTTGTACTGAATGAATTGACCATCGCTCTTTATTGCCACTGAGTGTATCCAAACATTGACCTTTGTTTGGGACTTTTGTGTGCATTTTCTCTCGTAGCCCAGGACGATTGGGAGGGTTCGTGGCCCACCACTGGAGGCAAAGCCACTCCTGCAAGGCAGGATAAGCGGGGGTCCTACAGAGAGCATCCATACGGAAGATACTGAACGGCTCTGGTAGAGGGTTGCCCTGGCAACTGTCTTCCATTGTAAATCACTTTTAACTCTCTGAAGTAATTTCCCTCTTTttct
This genomic stretch from Oncorhynchus keta strain PuntledgeMale-10-30-2019 chromosome 29, Oket_V2, whole genome shotgun sequence harbors:
- the LOC118362411 gene encoding KH domain-containing, RNA-binding, signal transduction-associated protein 1-like isoform X1, yielding MKALQNVSDMSSDAKPEPKKGKMENESKYLPELLAEKDSLDSSFTHAMKLISAEIERIQKGESKKEAERETYLDLFTTKNIKVKERVLIPVKQYPRFNFVGKILGPQGNTIKRLQEETGAKISVLGKGSMRDKAKEEELRKGGEPKYAHLGMELHVFIEVFAPIPEAYLRMAHAMDEVKKFLIPQDTMDGICQDQFMEIGYLNGGQDSQSRGRGGPPGRGRGAPPPNSAGARGRGMPPRGGAPRGGASRGGPPRGGSTRGAPAGRGGPPSTPARGGTAQRSRPPAQGTQRMLPSPAHSHQQHHQQHQHAQPPKAEAYDEYPAYEESYAEPAYEGYDSYYSQQPPQADTEYYDYGHGEAQEAFEPYAQDDWEGSWPTTGGKATPARQDKRGSYREHPYGRY
- the LOC118362411 gene encoding KH domain-containing, RNA-binding, signal transduction-associated protein 1-like isoform X2, whose translation is MKALQNVSDMSSDAKPEPKKGKMENESKYLPELLAEKDSLDSSFTHAMKLISAEIERIQKGESKKEAERETYLDLFTTKNIKVKERVLIPVKQYPRFNFVGKILGPQGNTIKRLQEETGAKISVLGKGSMRDKAKEEELRKGGEPKYAHLGMELHVFIEVFAPIPEAYLRMAHAMDEVKKFLIPDTMDGICQDQFMEIGYLNGGQDSQSRGRGGPPGRGRGAPPPNSAGARGRGMPPRGGAPRGGASRGGPPRGGSTRGAPAGRGGPPSTPARGGTAQRSRPPAQGTQRMLPSPAHSHQQHHQQHQHAQPPKAEAYDEYPAYEESYAEPAYEGYDSYYSQQPPQADTEYYDYGHGEAQEAFEPYAQDDWEGSWPTTGGKATPARQDKRGSYREHPYGRY